The Spirosoma oryzicola genome has a window encoding:
- a CDS encoding endonuclease/exonuclease/phosphatase family protein — MLTFYKLISLLVLLLRHAWAMLTNVATIFWAKYRQFPLAYTALSYLFFTVAFCYYPVVGHWLTGFVMMTLPLAIPCGLIACIYLLYKRQSQIAMAGLIWVLFSFVVVKRLVGTSAVDLEISQAQTLNVLSFNSETFPVSTNNKLDESLLKADIACFQEYSPNSQLESQYATKVEKLTCFDKDRQIGLALLSRYPIVKQYGRIWNRTHGPDINGFLCADIAYGADTIRVVNVHLWSMGVRTNEAMEALRSGNIGRFCFELGDTFHRLKEGFENRNEQLQEVELYVVGSRYPVIICGDFNETPIGYSYGKLSQNFKNAFEEAGQGLGFTLNRHPYCVRIDQQFVSSDWHIKACQTLSGISFSDHFPVMAQYVLKKSFKTSVEALSEQKAISPLAYKTPGQP, encoded by the coding sequence ATGCTAACTTTTTATAAACTAATTAGTCTTTTGGTATTGCTTCTGCGGCATGCATGGGCAATGCTCACAAACGTAGCAACAATTTTCTGGGCTAAATACCGGCAATTTCCACTAGCCTATACAGCACTCAGCTACCTGTTTTTTACGGTGGCTTTTTGCTATTATCCAGTGGTTGGTCATTGGCTTACCGGGTTTGTGATGATGACCTTGCCCCTGGCTATTCCCTGCGGATTGATTGCCTGCATTTATTTGCTTTACAAGCGGCAAAGCCAGATAGCTATGGCTGGATTGATCTGGGTTTTGTTCTCGTTTGTCGTCGTAAAGAGATTGGTAGGGACAAGCGCTGTTGACTTGGAGATCAGCCAGGCACAGACATTGAATGTATTGAGTTTCAATAGTGAAACGTTCCCAGTCAGTACGAACAACAAACTGGACGAATCTCTTTTGAAAGCGGACATCGCCTGTTTTCAGGAGTACTCACCTAATTCTCAGCTTGAAAGCCAATACGCTACGAAAGTTGAGAAGCTGACCTGCTTCGATAAAGACCGTCAAATTGGACTGGCTCTGCTTTCCAGATACCCGATTGTAAAACAGTATGGACGGATCTGGAATCGAACGCACGGTCCCGATATAAACGGATTTTTGTGCGCTGATATCGCTTACGGAGCCGATACGATCCGGGTCGTCAATGTTCATCTGTGGTCGATGGGCGTGCGTACCAATGAGGCTATGGAAGCCTTGAGATCAGGGAATATCGGTCGCTTTTGTTTCGAACTAGGCGATACATTTCACCGACTAAAAGAAGGGTTTGAAAACCGGAATGAACAACTTCAGGAAGTTGAATTGTACGTGGTAGGCAGTCGATATCCGGTGATTATCTGCGGAGATTTCAACGAAACACCCATCGGTTACTCGTACGGAAAATTAAGCCAGAACTTTAAAAACGCGTTTGAAGAAGCCGGGCAGGGGCTCGGTTTTACATTGAACCGACACCCCTATTGCGTTCGCATCGACCAGCAATTCGTTAGTTCAGACTGGCACATCAAAGCCTGCCAAACCTTATCAGGTATTTCTTTTTCAGACCACTTTCCGGTAATGGCTCAATACGTGCTGAAGAAATCATTCAAAACTTCCGTCGAAGCGTTATCAGAGCAGAAAGCAATCAGTCCATTAGCCTATAAAACGCCAGGCCAGCCGTAG
- a CDS encoding sensor histidine kinase, which yields MINIRTRLTYQFVFLVTLILLFFSVGVYFFSKLYLEKRFFKRLQDRAITTTTLLFDLQQTDSTVLRLIDSADKVPLLNENISIYNDKTKEVLFSTNPANTQFHQQFISKLDSTSQSLYLHQNDYQIVAIHLARGNGSNWVIVSGIDQPGIEALNDLKKILTVMVLAAILLLGVSGWLFADRALAPMSGIIQQVNTIFPANMDRRVEHPNQSDEIGLLVATFNQLLDRIQQALNTQKMFIANVSHELKNPLTKINSQIDVALIQKRNPETYERTLQSLQEDARSLTQLTNTLLELANTSIRANTMYFEPVRMDELLWETKTRLQDWHEDYTVQLTFTDFPDDEEALITQGNKASLQVLLMNLMDNACKFSPQKTATVDFRSQKGKIIISVFNEGSQIPPADLPHIFQPFFRGNATAQSSKGHGVGLAVVAQVTQMHKGEITVQSTPKGTTFILTLSSLAPF from the coding sequence ATGATTAACATCCGTACCCGCCTAACGTACCAGTTTGTTTTTCTGGTCACGCTGATCTTACTGTTCTTTTCGGTCGGGGTTTACTTTTTCAGTAAGCTTTACTTGGAAAAACGATTCTTCAAGCGCCTTCAGGATCGCGCGATTACCACAACTACGCTGCTTTTTGATTTACAGCAAACGGATAGTACGGTCCTGCGACTGATTGACTCAGCCGATAAAGTGCCGTTGCTCAACGAGAACATTTCGATTTATAATGACAAGACAAAAGAAGTCTTGTTTTCTACGAATCCCGCGAATACCCAGTTTCACCAACAGTTTATCTCCAAACTCGATTCAACCTCTCAGAGTCTGTATCTACACCAGAACGATTACCAAATCGTTGCGATTCACTTGGCACGGGGCAACGGCAGTAACTGGGTGATCGTCAGTGGCATTGACCAACCTGGAATCGAAGCGCTGAACGATCTCAAAAAGATTCTTACGGTTATGGTGTTGGCCGCAATCTTACTACTTGGCGTTTCGGGCTGGCTTTTTGCCGACCGGGCATTAGCACCCATGTCGGGTATTATTCAGCAGGTTAATACCATTTTTCCGGCCAACATGGACAGGCGCGTGGAACACCCGAATCAGTCGGATGAAATTGGTTTGCTGGTAGCGACATTCAACCAATTACTCGACCGAATCCAACAGGCTTTAAACACCCAAAAAATGTTTATCGCCAACGTCTCGCACGAGTTGAAAAATCCGCTTACCAAAATCAATTCGCAGATTGATGTCGCACTGATTCAAAAACGAAATCCGGAGACGTACGAACGAACGCTGCAATCGTTGCAGGAAGATGCCCGTAGCCTGACGCAACTAACAAATACTTTGTTAGAACTGGCTAATACGTCTATCCGAGCGAACACGATGTACTTCGAGCCGGTCCGAATGGATGAACTCCTTTGGGAAACGAAAACGCGGTTGCAGGACTGGCACGAAGACTACACCGTTCAGCTAACGTTCACTGACTTTCCCGACGATGAAGAAGCGTTGATCACACAGGGCAATAAAGCTTCGTTGCAGGTTTTGCTCATGAATCTCATGGATAATGCCTGTAAGTTCTCTCCCCAGAAAACGGCAACAGTTGATTTTCGCTCACAGAAAGGAAAGATTATTATTTCCGTTTTCAACGAGGGATCACAAATACCACCCGCCGACTTGCCGCACATCTTTCAGCCTTTCTTTCGGGGGAATGCCACCGCTCAGTCGAGTAAAGGACATGGGGTTGGCTTAGCTGTTGTTGCACAGGTCACTCAGATGCACAAGGGGGAGATAACAGTCCAGTCTACCCCAAAAGGAACCACCTTTATTTTAACGTTATCCAGTTTAGCTCCATTTTAA